Part of the Bacilli bacterium PM5-9 genome is shown below.
TTTTATTTTGTTTAAAAATAGAAATCGAGGCAAGCAGTAATTCACTGTTTTTTGGGTCGTATAATAAAAAAGGGTTAATAAATATTAAGAGTTTTGAATATACAATGTATAATTATTCAAACAAGACAATAATTATTGATGAAAAAATAAAAAGTAAGCTATCTAACGATATCTTAAAGGACCCAAACAAAATAAAGAAAATGACATTAGAACAAATAGAAATGTATCAAAATTTAATTGATTCAGAAATTGAAAGTTTAGGCATAATATATGATGCATATAACACTTATATCAAAGAATTTGGTAAAAAAAATATTACAATAAATAGATTAAAAAATAAAAAATATGAAGAAATCTTTTATATAAACCAAAAAAATCAAAATGAACTATTAAATGTACTGTATAATGCTTATGTTAATACTAAAAGTGTGCAAAATAGAGAAATATATGGATTAGCGTATAGTGATGTGTATTCTGTGTTTGGTGGAGAAGAAAGATTAAATGAGAAGTATATAGAAAATTATTTAGATATTAATCCAAATTCAGTTAAAAATAGAGAAATTGGATTTAGAAGTACCACTTCAGGAAAATATAATGGTGTAACAGCGGCAAGTTGGGCAGTAAAAAATGCATATAAAAATAATAAGGAGTATAGAAGTTATTTAAAAAGAGATGGTTTTTCACAATATATTCCATATATGGAGAGTGGAGATTGTACAAATTTTGTTAGTGGTGCAATGTTTCAAGGTGGATTAAATATGAACAAAAACTGGCAATTAAAGCTGAAATCTGGAAAAAATCTTAATTCATTTAAAAAAACAAAAATGAAAAATAGTCAAATTGAAAAATATTTTACTTTTAATTCAAGTTGGTTTAATGCAAATTCTTTCAGAATATTTTGGACAGATTCATCACAAAAAGATTCATTTAAAACTAGAACATTAAATTCTTATAAAAAAGGATATTTCTCTGGACCAAAAGAGGCGGAT
Proteins encoded:
- a CDS encoding hypothetical protein (product_source=Hypo-rule applied; pfam=PF12671; superfamily=89260), which codes for MKKYIIILFLFLFCLKIEIEASSNSLFFGSYNKKGLINIKSFEYTMYNYSNKTIIIDEKIKSKLSNDILKDPNKIKKMTLEQIEMYQNLIDSEIESLGIIYDAYNTYIKEFGKKNITINRLKNKKYEEIFYINQKNQNELLNVLYNAYVNTKSVQNREIYGLAYSDVYSVFGGEERLNEKYIENYLDINPNSVKNREIGFRSTTSGKYNGVTAASWAVKNAYKNNKEYRSYLKRDGFSQYIPYMESGDCTNFVSGAMFQGGLNMNKNWQLKLKSGKNLNSFKKTKMKNSQIEKYFTFNSSWFNANSFRIFWTDSSQKDSFKTRTLNSYKKGYFSGPKEADYYSMFKVGDIISYRYYNYVPPHNGQPGSYYAGKSFHTNIIVKKHKKSSGYKDWVIAQHQRDFHNENFYEWLRDSAIPAWDGKTYMQLTQID